The DNA sequence TGCTGGCTTCATCTTAGTATTGTTGGCAGTGTTTACCGGCCACTATATTCCCGGTTCTGCCTGGGCGGAAGCCTTCACTCTCACCAAGCAGCAGCTATCCATCGCTCTGCCGCTGTACGGGTTCATTGCCGCCGTGCTGCCGGTCTGGCTGCTCTTGGCGCCGCGCGACTACCTCAGCTCTTATATGAAAATCGGTACGGTTTTGGCCTTGGCCTTGGGCATCCTGATTGTACAGCCCACTGTCAATATGCCGATGACTACCCGCTTCGTCGATGGCGGCGGACCGATTATTCCTGGCCCCGTTTGGCCGTATGTTTTCATTACCATCGCTTGCGGCGCCATTTCCGGTTTCCATTCGCTGATCAGTTCCGGTACCACCCCGAAAATGCTGGAACTGGAAACTCAAGCCCGCTTGATTGCCTATGGCGGCATGCTTACCGAGGGCTTTGTGGCTATTATGGCGCTTATTTCCGCCGTCGTACTTATGCCTGGCGACTATTTCGCCATCAATACGCCGGCCGCCGTATTTGCCAAACTAAATATGCCGATAGTTGAGCTCAAACAATTGTCGCAGCTTGTCAACATGGATGTAGCACACCGGCCCGGCGGCGCCGTGTCGCTCGCAGTGGGCATGGCGCACATCTTCTCCAGTATCGGCGGCATGAAGCATTTGATGAGCTACTGGTATCAGTTTGCTATTATGTTTGAAGCTCTCTTCATCTTAACCACTATTGACGCCGGTACCCGCGTCGCCAGGTATATTCTCCAGGATATAATCGGCACCTATCTGTATGCGCCGCTGAAGCAGACCAACTGGTGGCCCGGCATCCTGTTTACCAGCGCTGTTGTAACCTATGCGTGGGGCTATTTAGTGTATAGCGGGGACGTAGCCAGCATCTGGCCGCTCTTTGGTGTAGCCAACCAGCTTCTGGCGGTTGTCGCTCTTGCTCTTGGCACTACCGTAATCCTGAAAGTTGCGCCTAAGAAATCCTATCATTGGGTAACGACAGCGCCGCTGGCTTTCCTGTCCGTTACCGTAATTTCCGCCGGCGTTATGAATGTCGGTATGTTCTATAAACGCGGCGATACGCTCGGCAATATCAACGGTACAGTAAGCATTGTCCTTATCGCCCTGGTTGTCATTACACTGCTCGACTCTTTCCGTACTTGGAGTAGACTGCTTAAGACGGAAAAACCGGAAGGCATGAACGTTGAGGTACAGCCTGTCTGCCGTATCGACGGCCCGACCAAACCCAATATTCCGAGCTAACCCAAAGCTAATGAGGAAGGGGGCTTGCCCTCTTCCTCATTCTTATGTCGCACCGTTTTTAAAATCCGGCAAATAAAGGAATTCTATTAAATATCGGCGAATAGCAACATAAGTAAAAAAGCGCGCAGGGGGTAAACATGAAAATCATTCTTGCAGAACACCGCGGTTTT is a window from the Sporolituus thermophilus DSM 23256 genome containing:
- a CDS encoding carbon starvation CstA family protein, encoding MNSINLLVVAVCVYFLAYRYYSAFIAAKVLALNDNYVTPAYRCNDGREFVPTNKWVLFGHHFAAIAGAGPLVGPVLAAQYGWGPGFMWILLGSVFAGAVHDFIILFASVRHGGQSLAVIARREVGPITGITTSLSILFIIIVALAGLAIVVVNALFKNPWGVYTLFMTIPIAIVIGLYMFKICPGSIRSGSLAGFILVLLAVFTGHYIPGSAWAEAFTLTKQQLSIALPLYGFIAAVLPVWLLLAPRDYLSSYMKIGTVLALALGILIVQPTVNMPMTTRFVDGGGPIIPGPVWPYVFITIACGAISGFHSLISSGTTPKMLELETQARLIAYGGMLTEGFVAIMALISAVVLMPGDYFAINTPAAVFAKLNMPIVELKQLSQLVNMDVAHRPGGAVSLAVGMAHIFSSIGGMKHLMSYWYQFAIMFEALFILTTIDAGTRVARYILQDIIGTYLYAPLKQTNWWPGILFTSAVVTYAWGYLVYSGDVASIWPLFGVANQLLAVVALALGTTVILKVAPKKSYHWVTTAPLAFLSVTVISAGVMNVGMFYKRGDTLGNINGTVSIVLIALVVITLLDSFRTWSRLLKTEKPEGMNVEVQPVCRIDGPTKPNIPS